TTAGTTCTGCAGATCCTGCAGAAGTCACTGCCATGAATAACATTGTAAGTACCATAATTGCTCCGACTTCACCCATTAGTGCAGTTGCAGCAGCTGGAACTACTAATCCTAATTGAACTTGTGCAGGAGTCAAGTCAACATCAAGCGCTACCGCCGTCAGACCCATTGTAGTAGCTAATGTAAATGGAATTGCAAACCAACATGCACCACCAAGTAAGAAGCCTTTGACAGTAGATGATGGCTTTGCTGCAATGGCTCTCTGCCAGTATGCCTGATCAACAAAGACAGTTCCAAAGTTTCCAACTATATTGATTATACCAAACATCAATCCACCAACAGATGCCATCGTCAAGAATGCACCTGCTGCGTTTCCTTCAACTGGAGTCAGCTTTGCAGCTTCTACTAGTTTATTGTACATGCCTTCAACACCACCAGTAATGTCAGTGTTGATGTATACTGCTGCAACAAAAGTCAAGATTACAGCAAATATGATTATAGTATGCATATAGTCTGCAACAAAAGTTGCTTTTAATCCTCCAACTAGAGTGTAAATCATAACACCGATAGGAATCAAGAATGCAGCTAGCGAAATATCCATTCCAGTCAAGCCATTGACAACTGCAGAACCTCCAAGTAGAAGCATGGCAGTTACAATCATGTTAGTCATTAATGCAAATACTAGGAAGACTTTGTGAGAACCTTCACCAAATCTTGCACGAATGATTTCTAGGAAAGTATGTGCATTTGGTGCTTTACGTTTTAATTCAATAGCTAAAATTCCAAACAATAAAACTTGGATTGATGCTCCTGCTGCATACCAAAATGGACCACTAATTCCGTACTGATATGCTACTGTTGAGGATTGGAGTAATGTTGCAGCCCAAGTCCAAGCAGAAACAATAGCAGCAGCAGTAAGACCAGTTTTGATGGTTCGTCCTGCAGTGTTAAACATCTCAGAGGTCTGGTTAACACCGAGATATTTTTCTTCAATTTTTACCTCAACTGAAATGATGACAGCAAATACTGCACCTAAACCAACAACAACAGCCCAACCAATCCACTCAGGTAAAGCTTCACCTATTGCAAATCCTTCTGAAATGGCACCTGCTGCAAAAACAGTTTGTGGAGATCCGGCAAGGAATATTACAGTAACAAAAAATGCAGTAAATACGAAGGGTAAAGATTTTGCCTTGTCCACGGAAATGATTCTTTTGGGATTTACTTATCGATTAAACAAACATTGTTCTTTATGTACTCAATTGTAAGTTGGAGAATTTCAAGTGATAAAATAAAATTCTAGTCGACGTCGGCATCAGTCAAAATTAAGATGAAAAAAATAAAGTTTGAAAAGTTTTAAAACAAGTTGTAGAGTCGTGCCATTGAAACTTTGTCTGCAGGATCTGTAGTTGCAAGTTTTCCGTCAACTCTTACTTCATAGGTTTCAGGATTAACCTCAATGTCCGGAGTTAGATCATTGTACAGCATGTCTTTTTTTCCAATAGAACGACAGTTTTTCACGGGAACTAGTTTCTTTTGAGATTTAATTTGAGATTCAATTCCGGTATCTAATGCTAGTTGGGATGTAAAAGTAACAGAGGTAGATTGTATTGTTTTACCAAGTGCTCCAAACATAGGACGATATAGTACTGGTTCAGTTGTAGGAATAGAAGCATTAGGATCACCCATTAGAGAATATGCAATAAAGCCACCTTTGATGATCATCTTTGGTTTGACTCCAAAGAATTGAGGAGACCAAATTACAATATCAGCTAATCTTCCAGGCTGAATTGAGCCAACATAATCAGAGATCCCATGAGTTATGGCAGGATTTATTGTGATTTTAGCCAGATATCGCTTTACTCTAAAATTGTCATTTCTGACATTATCTTCAGGGAGCCTACCAGTCATCTTTTTCATCTTATCAGCTGTCTGCCAGTTTCTAGTTGTGACTTCTCCTACTCGCCCCATGGCTTGACTGTCTGAAGACATCATACTCAATACACCCATGTCATGCAGTACGTCCTCTGCTGCAATTGTCTCACCTCGAATTCTAGACTCTGCAAAGGATACATCTTCAGGTACTGAAGAATTCAGGTGATGGCAGACCATCATCATATCAAGATGTTCTGCTAATGTGTTTACTGTGAAAGGTCTTGTAGGATTTGTAGATGATGGAAGTATGTTTTCTTCACCTGCAATTTTCATAATATCTGGAGCATGGCCACCCCCAGCTCCTTCAGTATGATAAGTATGGATTGTTCTTCCTGCAATTGCTTCAATTGTATCATCTACAAATCCACATTCGTTTAGGGTATCTGTATGGATTGCAACTTGAGTGTCAGTTTTGTCTGCAACACTCAAAGCAGAATTAATTGCCGCAGGAGTTGATCCCCAGTCTTCATGTAATTTTAGTCCACATGCTCCTGCCTCAATTTGTTCAAGTAATGCAGTTTCAAGAGAGTCGTTTCCTTTTGCAAGAAATCCAAAGTTAAGTGGTAACTCATCAACTGATTCAATCATTCTATGAATATTCCATTTTCCTGGAGTACATGTTGTTGCATTTGTACCATCGGCAGGACCGGTGCCACCACCAATCATTGTAGTAGTTCCATTACAGATTGCATGTATTGCTTGTTGAGGAGAAATAAAATGAATATGTGAATCAATTGTTCCAGGAGTACAAATTGTATGTTCGCCGGCAATTATCTCAGTGTTTGAGGAAATTATCATATCAATTCCATCCATGATGTTAGGGTTTCCAGCGTTTCCTACGCCAACAATTTTTCCATCTTTGATTCCAATGTCGGCTTTGATTATTCCTAAAAGAGGATCCATTACAATTGCATTAGTGATTACAAGATCAACGGATTCTGCTCTAGATACTCCACTTGCTTGCCCCAATCCATCACGTACACTTTTTCCTCCACCAAACACAGCCTCATCACCATACTTGATCAAGTCTTTTTCAATTTCTATAATCAAATCAGTATCAGCAAGACGAACTCTATCACCGATGGTAGGACCAAACAAATCAACGTAATTTTTTCTTGGAATGTTTAGAGTCATTGGATTATCCCCTTGAATCCATTTTCAGCAGCTTTCTTGAATGCCTCTTCTTGTTTTTCTTCGAGACTTCCATTTACCAATCCACTAAAACCATAAACAATTTTTTTTCCACCAAATTCTGTTAGTTCAATTTCTTTTGTTTCTCCTGGCTCAAATCTTACTGATGTTCCAGCAGGAATATTTAGATGGTATCCGTATGATTGTTTTCTTGGAAATTCAAGTGCTTTATTTACTTCAAAAAAGTGCGTGTGTGAGCCTACCTGAATTGGTCTATCTCCGGTATTTCTAACAGTAAGAGATGTTGTAGATTTTCCCACATTAGCAGTAATTGGCTCATCGGCTGCAAAGTATTCACCAGGAATCATATTTCTCACACAATAGGGTCATGAACTGTTACCAGTTTAGTTCCATCCTCAAAAGTTGCTTCTACTTGAATGGAATGAATTAGATCTGCAACGCCGGGCAGTACATCATCTTTTGATAGAACTTTTTTTCCAGAGCTCATAAGTTCTGGAACTGTTCTTCCATCTCTTGCTCCTTCCAAAATATGATCAGCAAGAATAGATACTGCTTCAGGATGATTGAGTTTCAGTCCTCTGCTTTTTCTTCTACGGGCAAGTTCTGCTGCAACAAAAACATTTAGTTTCTCTAATTCTCTAGGGGTAAGCATCATTGAATTGAATATGGTACTAGTGTATTTAATAATTAAAAATATTAAAAATATCTAACAAAGTATAACTTTATCAAAAAACAAAGTTATTTGTGTTAGAAGTTAATGCACCAGTAGGAAATATTTTTCTAGATGAAGGATTTGATGAGCTAAAAAAGGGGAATTTTGAAAGACTCAAGCTTTCACGAATGGAGTTAGAAAAAAGAATTTTGAGACGAAAGGGTGATCGTGGAACAGATATTGGTTTGAAGTTAGATCCAGGAGTAAAACTTCGTCATGGAGATGTAATTAATAATGGAGACATGAAAATTGTTGTAGAGCAATTACCTGAAAAAGTGATTTCCATTAGACTAAAAACCAAAAACATGGTTGATGTAATGGTGCTTTTAGGACATATTATTGGAAATAGGCACAGACCAATATCCATTCAAAGAGAAGAGATTTCATTTCCAATTCAAGCAGATGCAGAAAAGGAGGTATTTACAAAACTATTTCAGAGTATTATTAATGATATAGAAATGAGAGTAGAAGAGCAAGTATTTTCACCTAGTACAGGTGCTGATGTGCATGAACATTGATGAGATAGAACAAGATTTAGGAGTAATGCAGTTATCAGACTCATTTTTTCCTACAGGCATTTATGCCACATCAAATGGATTGGAGTTTCTTTTCACAGAAAAAAAGATTCGTGGAATGGCAGACCTGATTGAGATGATTAGAATCAACATTACTCAGCAAATAGGACCATCAGATTGTGTTGCACTTGGAAATGTATTTGATAGTGCAAACAAACATGATTTTGATAAAGTGATTGAGGCAGATAACATTGTTTTTGCTACAAAATCAATTAAAGAAATCAGAGATGCATCGGTTAGATCAGGTGTTCAGCTAGTCAAATGTGTGACAGGATTTGTTGCAGATGATAAAATTTTGGAGCAGTACCAAGATAGCATTATAGAAAATAAGGTACATGGAGTTTTTCCTGTTTCCTTTGCAATATGTTGTAATGCCTTGAAAATTAAAAAGGAGAAAAGCATGATGATGATGCTGTATGGTTTTACTGTAGGTATTGTAGGTGCAGCATTACGATTGGGATTAATTCAGCATTTTGAAGGACAAAAAATCATTCACAGCATCAAACCAGTTATCAGTCAAACAGTCAAGGAATTTTCAAATAAATCACTTTTGGAAATGTGGCAGTTTGCTCCTCAAGTAGACATTTCTCAGATGTCACATGAGAAGATGGATTCTAAAATGTTTATTACATAAAAATTGGATTTTTTATCATGGTTCACATTCCTAGAATTGGAATTGGAGGACCGGTGGGTTCAGGAAAAAGCATGCTTATTGAAAGATTGGTGCCAATGTTAGCAGAAAAGGGATACAGTGTAAGCATAATCTCAAACGATGTGATTTCAAAAGAAGATGCAGATAGAATGAGAATTAATTTGGCTACTAAAAGAGGATTGCTTCCTGAAAATTTAGTCATAGGTCTTGCAACAGGAGGATGTCCTCATACTGCAGTCAGAGAAGATCCATCCATGAATCTTTCAGTAATAGAAGAAATGGAATCAAAACATCCAGATCTTGATCTTATAATTATTGAAAGCGGTGGAGACAATATTACAACTACATTTAGCCCCATTCTTGCAGATTATTTTATTTACATAATTGATGTTGCAGGTGGAGACAAGTATCCACGAAAGGGAGGATTAGGAATTGAGAGTTGTGATCTTTTAGTAATTAACAAGATTGACTTGGCTAAAATGGTTGGAGCAGATCTTGAAGTTATGAGAAGAGATGCAAAAAAGATCAGAAATGAAAAACCCTTTGAATTTATCAATTGTAAAACGGATGAAGGAATAATGAAAGTAACAGAGTATGTTATTCATGATTTATTGCTAGACTCTCCACCAAAATCAGCAATTACACAAAAGGTGTGATTTTTGAATAAACTGGAATATTATACACCTGATGATATGCCAAAAGAAATTCAGGCATATGAGGCCAAAGTAGAACAATTAGGAGTTGGAAAATCAGGCAAAGTAGGAATTCTTGACTTGGAACTTCAAACAGATGATGAAGGCAAGACAGTTGTTACAAAGCAGTTTTCTCAAGTTCCATTACAAATTCAACGAGCGCTATATCCTGAAAACTCACTTCCTAAAATGGCATATCTTTATGTGATTTCACCATCAGGAGGTATTTTGCAAGGAGATAGATACAGAACAGATGTTGTATTAAAGAACAAGGCCGCTGCTCACATGACAACTCAAGGTGCCACTAGAATCTATAGTATGAACTCAAATTCTGCATCACAAATTCTAAACATTACAGTTGATGAGAATTGTTATTTTGAATATATTCCTGATCAAATTATTCCATACAAAAACTCTAGATATTATCAAAAAGTAAATCTTAATGTTCACAACAATTCAACTTTAGTTTATTCAGAAATTTTAACTCCAGGAAGAGTTGCCATGGGAGAGTCTTTTGAATATGATATTTGTTATCTTAGGACACACTGTAAAGACCAAGACAAAAAAACTAGATTTTTAGAAAATACAAAGATTG
This genomic window from Nitrosopumilus ureiphilus contains:
- a CDS encoding sodium:solute symporter family protein, with amino-acid sequence MDKAKSLPFVFTAFFVTVIFLAGSPQTVFAAGAISEGFAIGEALPEWIGWAVVVGLGAVFAVIISVEVKIEEKYLGVNQTSEMFNTAGRTIKTGLTAAAIVSAWTWAATLLQSSTVAYQYGISGPFWYAAGASIQVLLFGILAIELKRKAPNAHTFLEIIRARFGEGSHKVFLVFALMTNMIVTAMLLLGGSAVVNGLTGMDISLAAFLIPIGVMIYTLVGGLKATFVADYMHTIIIFAVILTFVAAVYINTDITGGVEGMYNKLVEAAKLTPVEGNAAGAFLTMASVGGLMFGIINIVGNFGTVFVDQAYWQRAIAAKPSSTVKGFLLGGACWFAIPFTLATTMGLTAVALDVDLTPAQVQLGLVVPAAATALMGEVGAIMVLTMLFMAVTSAGSAELIAVSSLITYDIYRTYKNPNASGKQLVKVSRMTIVGFGLGMGGLAVILLHMGLSLGFVYLAMGIIIGAAVIPIALTILWRRTNRVAATSGAVIGLMVAVTTWVSVAASLPDFGGEISLASLGHNYSMLFGNIAGILTGGIITIIGSLATKTTFDWNDLKRKITLVELSEAESAQVTEDEETLKKAFKFSLKGGGIMTLILIVAWPIPLIVSGHVFDTLSYSLWVGISIVWVSVASFFIICLPIIEARKGIAQVFGGKKAVTETSGGYKK
- the ureC gene encoding urease subunit alpha, with the translated sequence MTLNIPRKNYVDLFGPTIGDRVRLADTDLIIEIEKDLIKYGDEAVFGGGKSVRDGLGQASGVSRAESVDLVITNAIVMDPLLGIIKADIGIKDGKIVGVGNAGNPNIMDGIDMIISSNTEIIAGEHTICTPGTIDSHIHFISPQQAIHAICNGTTTMIGGGTGPADGTNATTCTPGKWNIHRMIESVDELPLNFGFLAKGNDSLETALLEQIEAGACGLKLHEDWGSTPAAINSALSVADKTDTQVAIHTDTLNECGFVDDTIEAIAGRTIHTYHTEGAGGGHAPDIMKIAGEENILPSSTNPTRPFTVNTLAEHLDMMMVCHHLNSSVPEDVSFAESRIRGETIAAEDVLHDMGVLSMMSSDSQAMGRVGEVTTRNWQTADKMKKMTGRLPEDNVRNDNFRVKRYLAKITINPAITHGISDYVGSIQPGRLADIVIWSPQFFGVKPKMIIKGGFIAYSLMGDPNASIPTTEPVLYRPMFGALGKTIQSTSVTFTSQLALDTGIESQIKSQKKLVPVKNCRSIGKKDMLYNDLTPDIEVNPETYEVRVDGKLATTDPADKVSMARLYNLF
- a CDS encoding urease subunit beta, which translates into the protein MIPGEYFAADEPITANVGKSTTSLTVRNTGDRPIQVGSHTHFFEVNKALEFPRKQSYGYHLNIPAGTSVRFEPGETKEIELTEFGGKKIVYGFSGLVNGSLEEKQEEAFKKAAENGFKGIIQ
- a CDS encoding urease subunit gamma yields the protein MMLTPRELEKLNVFVAAELARRRKSRGLKLNHPEAVSILADHILEGARDGRTVPELMSSGKKVLSKDDVLPGVADLIHSIQVEATFEDGTKLVTVHDPIV
- a CDS encoding urease accessory protein UreE, translated to MLEVNAPVGNIFLDEGFDELKKGNFERLKLSRMELEKRILRRKGDRGTDIGLKLDPGVKLRHGDVINNGDMKIVVEQLPEKVISIRLKTKNMVDVMVLLGHIIGNRHRPISIQREEISFPIQADAEKEVFTKLFQSIINDIEMRVEEQVFSPSTGADVHEH
- a CDS encoding urease accessory protein UreF, yielding MNIDEIEQDLGVMQLSDSFFPTGIYATSNGLEFLFTEKKIRGMADLIEMIRINITQQIGPSDCVALGNVFDSANKHDFDKVIEADNIVFATKSIKEIRDASVRSGVQLVKCVTGFVADDKILEQYQDSIIENKVHGVFPVSFAICCNALKIKKEKSMMMMLYGFTVGIVGAALRLGLIQHFEGQKIIHSIKPVISQTVKEFSNKSLLEMWQFAPQVDISQMSHEKMDSKMFIT
- the ureG gene encoding urease accessory protein UreG, which codes for MVHIPRIGIGGPVGSGKSMLIERLVPMLAEKGYSVSIISNDVISKEDADRMRINLATKRGLLPENLVIGLATGGCPHTAVREDPSMNLSVIEEMESKHPDLDLIIIESGGDNITTTFSPILADYFIYIIDVAGGDKYPRKGGLGIESCDLLVINKIDLAKMVGADLEVMRRDAKKIRNEKPFEFINCKTDEGIMKVTEYVIHDLLLDSPPKSAITQKV
- a CDS encoding urease accessory protein UreD, which gives rise to MNKLEYYTPDDMPKEIQAYEAKVEQLGVGKSGKVGILDLELQTDDEGKTVVTKQFSQVPLQIQRALYPENSLPKMAYLYVISPSGGILQGDRYRTDVVLKNKAAAHMTTQGATRIYSMNSNSASQILNITVDENCYFEYIPDQIIPYKNSRYYQKVNLNVHNNSTLVYSEILTPGRVAMGESFEYDICYLRTHCKDQDKKTRFLENTKIEPKKQRLRNFGILGEYEIVGTVYILTRKDNVHELENNLNEYIKNSDGVSVGTSILSDESGIIIRVLGNKTNSVFDVIFKILEISRKKILGAEFSKIRKS